Proteins from a single region of Thermotoga maritima MSB8:
- a CDS encoding J domain-containing protein has translation MNPYEVLGVPPGASKEEIEKAYRELVKKYHPDRYKDHPLKDLAEEKMKQINEAYAVLMSGEFSETPGQENVHNTFYSMGYRYRGNDGCRDILACLGCAWCTDTCCEACGGDCIPCM, from the coding sequence GTGAATCCCTACGAAGTCCTTGGTGTTCCACCTGGTGCTTCAAAGGAAGAGATAGAGAAAGCTTACAGAGAGCTGGTGAAAAAGTACCATCCGGACCGATACAAGGATCATCCTCTCAAAGATCTTGCGGAAGAAAAAATGAAGCAGATCAACGAAGCGTACGCTGTATTGATGAGTGGTGAGTTTTCAGAAACACCCGGACAGGAAAATGTACATAACACGTTCTATTCCATGGGATACAGATACAGGGGGAACGACGGCTGTCGCGATATTCTCGCCTGCCTTGGATGTGCATGGTGCACAGATACCTGTTGTGAAGCATGCGGGGGTGACTGCATTCCTTGCATGTGA
- a CDS encoding DUF5685 family protein: MFGYIKPLKCELKVKEYEEFRGYYCGVCKALKKYSIIPRFLLTYEAASLGLLLSSLNNSDLKRKKELCIFTLKKVDFYSSSEIDEVARVFTALLREKLKDNYIDRKNPVYLFASAFLKKDPEISSLFENFYEMEKKEQDFKILAEEQGKIVGTILSKMVKEETQRKILYYLGLSLGKWLYIVDALDDFEKDKRKNVFNPLVKKYNGDLEKARSELRPHLKKCIDEMWKAYDLLDIKRNKTILDNIVYLGIPFITENVLVGKTCNLNHSTIL; this comes from the coding sequence ATGTTTGGATATATCAAACCCTTGAAGTGCGAACTGAAAGTGAAGGAGTACGAAGAATTCAGAGGGTACTACTGCGGTGTCTGCAAAGCTTTGAAAAAGTATTCAATCATTCCGCGTTTCCTCCTCACCTACGAAGCCGCATCACTTGGACTTCTTCTTTCAAGTCTGAACAACAGCGATTTGAAAAGAAAAAAAGAACTCTGTATCTTCACCCTCAAAAAGGTGGATTTTTACTCCTCAAGCGAAATAGACGAGGTGGCTCGTGTTTTCACTGCCCTTCTTCGTGAAAAGCTGAAAGACAACTACATAGACAGAAAAAATCCCGTTTACCTATTTGCGAGCGCTTTTTTGAAGAAAGATCCCGAAATATCCAGTCTTTTTGAGAACTTCTACGAAATGGAAAAAAAGGAACAAGATTTCAAAATCCTCGCAGAAGAACAGGGCAAAATAGTTGGAACAATCCTCAGCAAAATGGTTAAAGAAGAAACCCAGAGAAAAATTCTTTACTACCTTGGTCTGTCCCTTGGAAAATGGCTCTATATCGTAGACGCACTGGATGACTTTGAAAAGGATAAGAGAAAAAACGTGTTCAACCCGCTCGTCAAGAAATACAACGGTGACCTTGAAAAGGCACGATCCGAACTGAGACCCCACCTGAAGAAATGTATTGATGAGATGTGGAAGGCTTACGACCTTCTCGACATAAAGAGGAACAAGACTATACTTGATAACATCGTATACCTCGGGATACCATTCATCACAGAAAACGTTTTGGTAGGTAAAACCTGTAACTTAAATCACTCAACAATCCTGTAG
- the csm5 gene encoding type III-A CRISPR-associated RAMP protein Csm5 yields MKVTLKTLTPLHIGSGEKYPPCNLVVLKEEENKKTAVRLITRKFLEVLRKHPEIKQNISENISKPLSFKEVENVEDGVFYEVSLYSDFSSGKKNPEIPEVVHHPDGSVYVPGSSLKGAVRLALTWHVLRNNRNLLEEFRRNVQKDLQNHKRAFYQTNEFLNGLFRFAPKEINTDYFRFLRVSDSQTLRTQLVVHDVGIFYVARPNTHPRTFPLEFVPINRDFVFDVRFVKEEYDYFLTHVRKRYGVELPGSIEEIFSIVNEFYSEVFKFERERFKKAKENFEKLDTSKIEERFQKIEKVLQSKKYVLIHIGYGGGLMANSLFILLDEETRKQVRNIIKYHKDDEAPLTRRYLVQSENNSYRVISPIGWCALWLEDSQST; encoded by the coding sequence ATGAAGGTGACTCTCAAAACACTGACTCCCCTTCACATAGGAAGCGGCGAAAAGTATCCTCCTTGCAACCTCGTTGTTCTGAAAGAGGAAGAAAACAAAAAAACAGCTGTGAGGCTTATCACAAGAAAATTTCTTGAAGTTTTGAGGAAACACCCTGAAATCAAGCAAAACATCTCTGAAAATATCTCTAAACCCCTCAGTTTTAAAGAAGTAGAAAACGTGGAAGATGGTGTTTTCTATGAGGTGAGCCTCTACTCAGATTTCTCCAGTGGGAAGAAAAATCCGGAGATTCCTGAAGTTGTTCACCATCCCGACGGAAGCGTTTATGTCCCGGGAAGTTCGCTGAAAGGCGCTGTAAGACTTGCACTCACCTGGCACGTTTTGAGGAACAACAGGAATCTTCTTGAAGAATTCCGCAGGAATGTACAAAAGGATCTTCAAAATCACAAAAGGGCATTCTATCAGACCAATGAATTCCTGAATGGATTGTTCAGATTTGCTCCAAAAGAGATCAACACCGATTACTTCCGCTTCCTAAGAGTTTCTGATTCTCAAACACTGAGGACCCAGCTGGTTGTGCACGATGTCGGGATTTTCTACGTAGCTCGTCCCAACACTCACCCCAGAACTTTCCCTCTGGAGTTTGTTCCTATCAACAGAGATTTCGTCTTTGATGTGAGGTTTGTGAAAGAAGAATACGATTACTTTCTCACACACGTGAGAAAACGCTACGGAGTAGAACTTCCTGGAAGCATTGAAGAGATCTTTTCGATCGTGAACGAGTTCTACTCCGAAGTCTTCAAATTCGAAAGAGAACGCTTTAAAAAAGCAAAGGAGAATTTTGAAAAGCTCGACACCAGTAAAATCGAAGAAAGATTCCAAAAGATAGAGAAAGTGCTTCAAAGCAAGAAGTACGTACTCATACACATAGGATACGGTGGAGGACTCATGGCAAATTCGCTCTTCATTCTCCTTGACGAAGAGACAAGAAAACAGGTGAGAAACATTATAAAGTACCATAAAGATGACGAAGCTCCTCTCACGAGGAGATACCTCGTTCAGAGTGAAAACAACAGTTACAGAGTGATATCTCCGATAGGATGGTGTGCGTTGTGGTTGGAAGATTCCCAATCTACGTAG
- the csm4 gene encoding type III-A CRISPR-associated RAMP protein Csm4 — protein sequence MSFRSGFRVGRGNETDSTLPTIHSDTIYGAVVYHAFKWSEKAEDFAKKLKVSSLLFVRGDRLLVPKPFLYNTYSLEEDDEESPKELKKASYVFLDKLADYRSIKEASGAVCKENPVEIVRIPRNSLDRITSSSNLYFVEVAFVKEGFTPAFLAEFPDEYEGLFKTAVKSLGDSGIGADSTYGYGLFNAEFESAPDFPEEGEYYLTLSLFVPSAEERSKMNEGYYRVVKRRGVKRDEMKVKKEISYVQEGSVFPFKPEGRGVLKIEDYFVQTSPLCVAFGGDGK from the coding sequence ATGAGTTTCAGAAGTGGTTTCAGGGTGGGTAGGGGGAACGAGACCGATTCCACCCTCCCCACCATCCATTCCGATACCATCTACGGTGCTGTTGTGTACCACGCTTTCAAGTGGTCTGAGAAAGCCGAAGACTTCGCAAAGAAGTTGAAGGTCTCTTCTCTTCTGTTCGTTCGCGGTGATCGCCTTCTTGTTCCAAAACCTTTTCTTTACAACACCTATTCGTTGGAAGAAGATGATGAGGAAAGTCCAAAGGAGCTGAAGAAAGCAAGTTATGTTTTCCTGGACAAGCTCGCTGACTATCGGTCGATAAAGGAAGCAAGCGGTGCTGTCTGCAAGGAAAATCCGGTGGAGATAGTGAGGATTCCAAGAAATTCCCTCGACAGGATAACGAGTTCCTCCAATCTCTACTTTGTGGAAGTTGCTTTCGTAAAAGAGGGGTTCACTCCGGCATTTCTGGCAGAATTTCCCGATGAATACGAGGGGCTTTTCAAAACAGCTGTCAAGTCTCTTGGAGATAGTGGAATAGGCGCTGACTCAACTTACGGATACGGACTTTTCAATGCCGAGTTCGAATCTGCTCCAGATTTCCCGGAAGAGGGTGAGTACTATCTCACCCTGTCGCTTTTTGTACCTTCTGCAGAAGAGAGATCAAAGATGAACGAAGGATACTACAGGGTAGTAAAAAGGCGCGGAGTAAAAAGGGATGAAATGAAGGTAAAGAAGGAGATTTCTTATGTTCAGGAAGGTTCTGTGTTTCCTTTCAAGCCAGAGGGCCGTGGGGTGTTGAAGATAGAAGACTATTTTGTCCAGACGTCTCCACTCTGCGTGGCTTTCGGTGGTGATGGGAAATGA